In Mus caroli chromosome 19, CAROLI_EIJ_v1.1, whole genome shotgun sequence, a genomic segment contains:
- the Ldb1 gene encoding LIM domain-binding protein 1 isoform X2, with protein sequence MSVGCACPGCSSKSFKLYSPKEPPNGNAFPPFHPGTMLDRDVGPTPMYPPTYLEPGIGRHTPYGNQTDYRIFELNKRLQNWTEECDNLWWDAFTTEFFEDDAMLTITFCLEDGPKRYTIGRTLIPRYFRSIFEGGATELYYVLKHPKEAFHSNFVSLDCDQGSMVTQHGKPMFTQVCVEGRLYLEFMFDDMMRIKTWHFSIRQHRELIPRSILAMHAQDPQMLDQLSKNITRCGLSNSTLNYLRLCVILEPMQELMSRHKTYSLSPRDCLKTCLFQKWQRMVAPPAEPARQQPSKRRKRKMSGGSTMSSGGGNTNNSNSKKKSPASTFALSSQDVMVVGEPTLMGGEFGDEDERLITRLENTQFDAANGIDDEDSFNNSPALGANSPWNSKPPSSQESKSENPTSQASQ encoded by the exons GTTGTTCCTCAAAGTCATTCAAGCTGTACTCGCCGAAGGAGCCCCCGAACGGCAACgccttccctcccttccaccccGGCACCATGCTGGATCGGGATGTGGG CCCAACTCCCATGTACCCACCTACATACCTGGAGCCTGGGATCGG gaGGCACACACCATATGGTAACCAAACCGACTATAGAATATTTGAGCTTAACAAACGGCTACAGAACTGGACAGAG GAGTGTGACAATCTCTGGTGGGATGCTTTCACAACTGAGTTCTTTGAGGATGACGCCATGTTGACCATCACTTTCTGCCTGGAGGATGGACCAAAGAGATATA CCATTGGCCGGACCCTGATACCACGCTACTTCCGAAGCATTTTTGAGGGGGGTGCCACGGAGCTGTACTACGTGCTCAAACACCCCAAGGAGGCATTCCATAGCAACTTCGTGTCCCTCGACTGTGACCAGGGCAGCATGGTGACCCAGCATGGCAAACCCATGTTTACCCAG GTGTGTGTGGAAGGCCGGTTGTACCTGGAGTTCATGTTTGACGACATGATGCGGATAAAGACGTGGCACTTCAGCATCCGGCAGCACAGAGAGCTCATCCCCAGAAGTATCCTGGCCATGCAC gCCCAGGACCCCCAGATGCTGGATCAGCTGTCCAAAAACATTACCCGGTGTGGGCTGTCCAATTCCACCCTCAACTACCTCCGA CTCTGTGTGATACTGGAGCCCATGCAGGAACTCATGTCCCGCCACAAGACCTACAGCCTCAGCCCCCGAGACTGCCTCAAGACCTGCCTCTTCCAGAAGTGGCAGCGAATGGTAGCGCCTCCCG CGGAGCCCGCACGACAGCAGCCCAGCAAACGGAGGAAACGGAAGATGTCAGGGGGTAGCACCATGAGCTCGGGGGGTGGCAacaccaacaacagcaacagcaagaaGAAGAGCCCAGCCAGCACCTTCGCTCTCTCCAGCCAG GATgtgatggtggtgggggagcCCACCCTGATGGGCGGGGAGTTCGGGGACGAGGACGAGAGGCTCATCACCCGGCTGGAGAACACCCAGTTTGACGCGGCCAACGGCATTGACGACGAGGACAGCTTTAACAACTCCCCTGCACTGGGCGCCAACAGCCCCTGGAACAGCAAGCCTCCATCCAGCCAAGAGAGCAAATCGGAGAATCCCACGTCACAGGCTTCCCAGTGA
- the Ldb1 gene encoding LIM domain-binding protein 1 isoform X1, producing the protein MSVGCACPGCSSKSFKLYSPKEPPNGNAFPPFHPGTMLDRDVGPTPMYPPTYLEPGIGRHTPYGNQTDYRIFELNKRLQNWTEECDNLWWDAFTTEFFEDDAMLTITFCLEDGPKRYTIGRTLIPRYFRSIFEGGATELYYVLKHPKEAFHSNFVSLDCDQGSMVTQHGKPMFTQVCVEGRLYLEFMFDDMMRIKTWHFSIRQHRELIPRSILAMHAQDPQMLDQLSKNITRCGLSNSTLNYLRLCVILEPMQELMSRHKTYSLSPRDCLKTCLFQKWQRMVAPPAEPARQQPSKRRKRKMSGGSTMSSGGGNTNNSNSKKKSPASTFALSSQVPDVMVVGEPTLMGGEFGDEDERLITRLENTQFDAANGIDDEDSFNNSPALGANSPWNSKPPSSQESKSENPTSQASQ; encoded by the exons GTTGTTCCTCAAAGTCATTCAAGCTGTACTCGCCGAAGGAGCCCCCGAACGGCAACgccttccctcccttccaccccGGCACCATGCTGGATCGGGATGTGGG CCCAACTCCCATGTACCCACCTACATACCTGGAGCCTGGGATCGG gaGGCACACACCATATGGTAACCAAACCGACTATAGAATATTTGAGCTTAACAAACGGCTACAGAACTGGACAGAG GAGTGTGACAATCTCTGGTGGGATGCTTTCACAACTGAGTTCTTTGAGGATGACGCCATGTTGACCATCACTTTCTGCCTGGAGGATGGACCAAAGAGATATA CCATTGGCCGGACCCTGATACCACGCTACTTCCGAAGCATTTTTGAGGGGGGTGCCACGGAGCTGTACTACGTGCTCAAACACCCCAAGGAGGCATTCCATAGCAACTTCGTGTCCCTCGACTGTGACCAGGGCAGCATGGTGACCCAGCATGGCAAACCCATGTTTACCCAG GTGTGTGTGGAAGGCCGGTTGTACCTGGAGTTCATGTTTGACGACATGATGCGGATAAAGACGTGGCACTTCAGCATCCGGCAGCACAGAGAGCTCATCCCCAGAAGTATCCTGGCCATGCAC gCCCAGGACCCCCAGATGCTGGATCAGCTGTCCAAAAACATTACCCGGTGTGGGCTGTCCAATTCCACCCTCAACTACCTCCGA CTCTGTGTGATACTGGAGCCCATGCAGGAACTCATGTCCCGCCACAAGACCTACAGCCTCAGCCCCCGAGACTGCCTCAAGACCTGCCTCTTCCAGAAGTGGCAGCGAATGGTAGCGCCTCCCG CGGAGCCCGCACGACAGCAGCCCAGCAAACGGAGGAAACGGAAGATGTCAGGGGGTAGCACCATGAGCTCGGGGGGTGGCAacaccaacaacagcaacagcaagaaGAAGAGCCCAGCCAGCACCTTCGCTCTCTCCAGCCAGGTACCT GATgtgatggtggtgggggagcCCACCCTGATGGGCGGGGAGTTCGGGGACGAGGACGAGAGGCTCATCACCCGGCTGGAGAACACCCAGTTTGACGCGGCCAACGGCATTGACGACGAGGACAGCTTTAACAACTCCCCTGCACTGGGCGCCAACAGCCCCTGGAACAGCAAGCCTCCATCCAGCCAAGAGAGCAAATCGGAGAATCCCACGTCACAGGCTTCCCAGTGA
- the Ldb1 gene encoding LIM domain-binding protein 1 isoform X3: protein MLDRDVGPTPMYPPTYLEPGIGRHTPYGNQTDYRIFELNKRLQNWTEECDNLWWDAFTTEFFEDDAMLTITFCLEDGPKRYTIGRTLIPRYFRSIFEGGATELYYVLKHPKEAFHSNFVSLDCDQGSMVTQHGKPMFTQVCVEGRLYLEFMFDDMMRIKTWHFSIRQHRELIPRSILAMHAQDPQMLDQLSKNITRCGLSNSTLNYLRLCVILEPMQELMSRHKTYSLSPRDCLKTCLFQKWQRMVAPPAEPARQQPSKRRKRKMSGGSTMSSGGGNTNNSNSKKKSPASTFALSSQVPDVMVVGEPTLMGGEFGDEDERLITRLENTQFDAANGIDDEDSFNNSPALGANSPWNSKPPSSQESKSENPTSQASQ, encoded by the exons ATGCTGGATCGGGATGTGGG CCCAACTCCCATGTACCCACCTACATACCTGGAGCCTGGGATCGG gaGGCACACACCATATGGTAACCAAACCGACTATAGAATATTTGAGCTTAACAAACGGCTACAGAACTGGACAGAG GAGTGTGACAATCTCTGGTGGGATGCTTTCACAACTGAGTTCTTTGAGGATGACGCCATGTTGACCATCACTTTCTGCCTGGAGGATGGACCAAAGAGATATA CCATTGGCCGGACCCTGATACCACGCTACTTCCGAAGCATTTTTGAGGGGGGTGCCACGGAGCTGTACTACGTGCTCAAACACCCCAAGGAGGCATTCCATAGCAACTTCGTGTCCCTCGACTGTGACCAGGGCAGCATGGTGACCCAGCATGGCAAACCCATGTTTACCCAG GTGTGTGTGGAAGGCCGGTTGTACCTGGAGTTCATGTTTGACGACATGATGCGGATAAAGACGTGGCACTTCAGCATCCGGCAGCACAGAGAGCTCATCCCCAGAAGTATCCTGGCCATGCAC gCCCAGGACCCCCAGATGCTGGATCAGCTGTCCAAAAACATTACCCGGTGTGGGCTGTCCAATTCCACCCTCAACTACCTCCGA CTCTGTGTGATACTGGAGCCCATGCAGGAACTCATGTCCCGCCACAAGACCTACAGCCTCAGCCCCCGAGACTGCCTCAAGACCTGCCTCTTCCAGAAGTGGCAGCGAATGGTAGCGCCTCCCG CGGAGCCCGCACGACAGCAGCCCAGCAAACGGAGGAAACGGAAGATGTCAGGGGGTAGCACCATGAGCTCGGGGGGTGGCAacaccaacaacagcaacagcaagaaGAAGAGCCCAGCCAGCACCTTCGCTCTCTCCAGCCAGGTACCT GATgtgatggtggtgggggagcCCACCCTGATGGGCGGGGAGTTCGGGGACGAGGACGAGAGGCTCATCACCCGGCTGGAGAACACCCAGTTTGACGCGGCCAACGGCATTGACGACGAGGACAGCTTTAACAACTCCCCTGCACTGGGCGCCAACAGCCCCTGGAACAGCAAGCCTCCATCCAGCCAAGAGAGCAAATCGGAGAATCCCACGTCACAGGCTTCCCAGTGA